The following proteins are encoded in a genomic region of Oryctolagus cuniculus chromosome 6, mOryCun1.1, whole genome shotgun sequence:
- the TNFAIP8 gene encoding tumor necrosis factor alpha-induced protein 8 isoform X2 — protein MVSKSIATTLIDDTSSEVLDELYRVTREYTQSKKEAEKIIKDLIKTVIKLAILYRNNQFNQDELALMEKFKKKVHQLAMTVVSFHQVDYTFDRNVLSRLLNECRELLHQIIQRHLTAKSHGRVNNVFDHFSDCDFLAALYNPFGNFKPHLQKLCDGINKMLDEENI, from the coding sequence ATGGTGTCCAAGTCCATCGCCACCACCTTGATAGATGACACAAGCAGCGAGGTGCTGGACGAGCTGTACAGGGTGACCCGGGAGTACACCCAGAGCAAGAAGGAGGCCGAGAAGATCATCAAGGACCTCATCAAGACTGTCATCAAGCTGGCCATTCTCTACAGGAACAACCAGTTTAACCAGGACGAGCTGGCCCTCATGGAGAAGTTCAAGAAGAAGGTCCACCAGCTGGCCATGACGGTGGTCAGCTTCCACCAGGTGGACTACACCTTCGACCGGAACGTGCTGTCCAGGCTGCTGAACGAGTGCAGAGAGCTGCTGCACCAGATCATTCAGCGTCACCTCACCGCCAAGTCGCACGGACGCGTTAATAATGTCTTTGACCATTTCTCAGATTGTGATTTCTTGGCTGCCTTGTATAATCCTTTCGGAAATTTCAAACCCCACTTACAGAAACTTTGTGATGGCATCAACAAGATGTTGGACGAAGAGAACATTTGA
- the TNFAIP8 gene encoding tumor necrosis factor alpha-induced protein 8 isoform X6, protein MATDVFNSKNLAVQAQKKILGKMVSKSIATTLIDDTSSEVLDELYRVTREYTQSKKEAEKIIKDLIKTVIKLAILYRNNQFNQDELALMEKFKKKVHQLAMTVVSFHQVDYTFDRNVLSRLLNECRELLHQIIQRHLTAKSHGRVNNVFDHFSDCDFLAALYNPFGNFKPHLQKLCDGINKMLDEENI, encoded by the coding sequence tGGCCACAGATGTCTTCAACTCCAAAAACCTGGCCGTTCAGGCGCAAAAGAAGATCTTGGGGAAGATGGTGTCCAAGTCCATCGCCACCACCTTGATAGATGACACAAGCAGCGAGGTGCTGGACGAGCTGTACAGGGTGACCCGGGAGTACACCCAGAGCAAGAAGGAGGCCGAGAAGATCATCAAGGACCTCATCAAGACTGTCATCAAGCTGGCCATTCTCTACAGGAACAACCAGTTTAACCAGGACGAGCTGGCCCTCATGGAGAAGTTCAAGAAGAAGGTCCACCAGCTGGCCATGACGGTGGTCAGCTTCCACCAGGTGGACTACACCTTCGACCGGAACGTGCTGTCCAGGCTGCTGAACGAGTGCAGAGAGCTGCTGCACCAGATCATTCAGCGTCACCTCACCGCCAAGTCGCACGGACGCGTTAATAATGTCTTTGACCATTTCTCAGATTGTGATTTCTTGGCTGCCTTGTATAATCCTTTCGGAAATTTCAAACCCCACTTACAGAAACTTTGTGATGGCATCAACAAGATGTTGGACGAAGAGAACATTTGA
- the TNFAIP8 gene encoding tumor necrosis factor alpha-induced protein 8 isoform X5, translated as MEAVATDVFNSKNLAVQAQKKILGKMVSKSIATTLIDDTSSEVLDELYRVTREYTQSKKEAEKIIKDLIKTVIKLAILYRNNQFNQDELALMEKFKKKVHQLAMTVVSFHQVDYTFDRNVLSRLLNECRELLHQIIQRHLTAKSHGRVNNVFDHFSDCDFLAALYNPFGNFKPHLQKLCDGINKMLDEENI; from the coding sequence tGGCCACAGATGTCTTCAACTCCAAAAACCTGGCCGTTCAGGCGCAAAAGAAGATCTTGGGGAAGATGGTGTCCAAGTCCATCGCCACCACCTTGATAGATGACACAAGCAGCGAGGTGCTGGACGAGCTGTACAGGGTGACCCGGGAGTACACCCAGAGCAAGAAGGAGGCCGAGAAGATCATCAAGGACCTCATCAAGACTGTCATCAAGCTGGCCATTCTCTACAGGAACAACCAGTTTAACCAGGACGAGCTGGCCCTCATGGAGAAGTTCAAGAAGAAGGTCCACCAGCTGGCCATGACGGTGGTCAGCTTCCACCAGGTGGACTACACCTTCGACCGGAACGTGCTGTCCAGGCTGCTGAACGAGTGCAGAGAGCTGCTGCACCAGATCATTCAGCGTCACCTCACCGCCAAGTCGCACGGACGCGTTAATAATGTCTTTGACCATTTCTCAGATTGTGATTTCTTGGCTGCCTTGTATAATCCTTTCGGAAATTTCAAACCCCACTTACAGAAACTTTGTGATGGCATCAACAAGATGTTGGACGAAGAGAACATTTGA
- the TNFAIP8 gene encoding tumor necrosis factor alpha-induced protein 8 isoform X4 → MTKSSQLRLSQPEAQHHHCVATDVFNSKNLAVQAQKKILGKMVSKSIATTLIDDTSSEVLDELYRVTREYTQSKKEAEKIIKDLIKTVIKLAILYRNNQFNQDELALMEKFKKKVHQLAMTVVSFHQVDYTFDRNVLSRLLNECRELLHQIIQRHLTAKSHGRVNNVFDHFSDCDFLAALYNPFGNFKPHLQKLCDGINKMLDEENI, encoded by the coding sequence tGGCCACAGATGTCTTCAACTCCAAAAACCTGGCCGTTCAGGCGCAAAAGAAGATCTTGGGGAAGATGGTGTCCAAGTCCATCGCCACCACCTTGATAGATGACACAAGCAGCGAGGTGCTGGACGAGCTGTACAGGGTGACCCGGGAGTACACCCAGAGCAAGAAGGAGGCCGAGAAGATCATCAAGGACCTCATCAAGACTGTCATCAAGCTGGCCATTCTCTACAGGAACAACCAGTTTAACCAGGACGAGCTGGCCCTCATGGAGAAGTTCAAGAAGAAGGTCCACCAGCTGGCCATGACGGTGGTCAGCTTCCACCAGGTGGACTACACCTTCGACCGGAACGTGCTGTCCAGGCTGCTGAACGAGTGCAGAGAGCTGCTGCACCAGATCATTCAGCGTCACCTCACCGCCAAGTCGCACGGACGCGTTAATAATGTCTTTGACCATTTCTCAGATTGTGATTTCTTGGCTGCCTTGTATAATCCTTTCGGAAATTTCAAACCCCACTTACAGAAACTTTGTGATGGCATCAACAAGATGTTGGACGAAGAGAACATTTGA